One stretch of Arachis hypogaea cultivar Tifrunner chromosome 20, arahy.Tifrunner.gnm2.J5K5, whole genome shotgun sequence DNA includes these proteins:
- the LOC112782423 gene encoding callose synthase 7 isoform X12 has protein sequence MECWSSKGQKVVPVFYGVDPSEAAAAFAYRGPLKEVACLPGFVTYISRFVSHICDKVEWSIQEHTFVKEFKMSGLPSLSEKLEKFLTLFVTLSSQNISVSYIDPLTVKESAINVPQNLDARRRITFFANSLFMNMLKAPKVRNILSFNILTPYYKEDVRYSIEELNKENEDGISILFYLRKIYLEWIIPRAAAYHQVKK, from the exons ATGGAGTGTTGGAGCAGCAAGGGTCAGAAAGTTGTGCCGGTGTTCTACGGTGTTGATCCTTCGGAAGCTGCTGCGGCGTTTGCATACCGGGGACCGCTCAAGGAAGTTGCTTGCCTTCCAGGTTTTGTTACATATATCAGCAg GTTTGTAAGCCATATTTGTGATAAAGTTGAATGGAGCATACAAGAACACACATTTGTCAAAGAATTCAAGATGAGTGGTTTGCCTTCACTTAGTGAGAAATTGGAAAAATTCCTAACTCTATTTGTAACTCTTTCCTCTCAGAATATCTCAGTTTCCTATATAGACCCTTTGACAGTAAAGGAATCAGCTATAAATGTGCCTCAAAATCTGGATGCTCGCCGCCGTATCACATTCTTTGCAAATTCCTTATTCATGAATATGCTGAAGGCTCCCAAAGTTCGAAACATATTGTCCTTCAA TATTTTGACACCATATTACAAAGAAGATGTTCGATATTCGATTGAGGAACTTAATAAGGAAAATGAAGATGGGATATCAATCTTATTCTACTTAAGAAAGATATACCTTG
- the LOC112782423 gene encoding callose synthase 7 isoform X11 gives MECWSSKGQKVVPVFYGVDPSEAAAAFAYRGPLKEVACLPGFVTYISRSSMYCDRFVSHICDKVEWSIQEHTFVKEFKMSGLPSLSEKLEKFLTLFVTLSSQNISVSYIDPLTVKESAINVPQNLDARRRITFFANSLFMNMLKAPKVRNILSFNILTPYYKEDVRYSIEELNKENEDGISILFYLRKIYLEWIIPRAAAYHQVKK, from the exons ATGGAGTGTTGGAGCAGCAAGGGTCAGAAAGTTGTGCCGGTGTTCTACGGTGTTGATCCTTCGGAAGCTGCTGCGGCGTTTGCATACCGGGGACCGCTCAAGGAAGTTGCTTGCCTTCCAGGTTTTGTTACATATATCAGCAg GTCTTCCATGTATTGTGATAGGTTTGTAAGCCATATTTGTGATAAAGTTGAATGGAGCATACAAGAACACACATTTGTCAAAGAATTCAAGATGAGTGGTTTGCCTTCACTTAGTGAGAAATTGGAAAAATTCCTAACTCTATTTGTAACTCTTTCCTCTCAGAATATCTCAGTTTCCTATATAGACCCTTTGACAGTAAAGGAATCAGCTATAAATGTGCCTCAAAATCTGGATGCTCGCCGCCGTATCACATTCTTTGCAAATTCCTTATTCATGAATATGCTGAAGGCTCCCAAAGTTCGAAACATATTGTCCTTCAA TATTTTGACACCATATTACAAAGAAGATGTTCGATATTCGATTGAGGAACTTAATAAGGAAAATGAAGATGGGATATCAATCTTATTCTACTTAAGAAAGATATACCTTG
- the LOC112782423 gene encoding callose synthase 7 isoform X7 — MHLFNHCCMRYISFSNISKNSFISLNVSYMYSAVVECYETLKDIIYNLLQDEEDKMSSMYCDRFVSHICDKVEWSIQEHTFVKEFKMSGLPSLSEKLEKFLTLFVTLSSQNISVSYIDPLTVKESAINVPQNLDARRRITFFANSLFMNMLKAPKVRNILSFNILTPYYKEDVRYSIEELNKENEDGISILFYLRKIYLEWIIPRAAAYHQVKK; from the exons atgcATTTATTTAATCATTGTTGTATGCGATATAtctctttttcaaacatatcaaaaaattcttttattaGCTTGAATGTTAGCTACATGTATTCAGCAGTCGTCGAATGCTATGAAACTCTCAAGGATATCATTTATAACCTCCTGCAAGATGAGGAAGATAAGAt GTCTTCCATGTATTGTGATAGGTTTGTAAGCCATATTTGTGATAAAGTTGAATGGAGCATACAAGAACACACATTTGTCAAAGAATTCAAGATGAGTGGTTTGCCTTCACTTAGTGAGAAATTGGAAAAATTCCTAACTCTATTTGTAACTCTTTCCTCTCAGAATATCTCAGTTTCCTATATAGACCCTTTGACAGTAAAGGAATCAGCTATAAATGTGCCTCAAAATCTGGATGCTCGCCGCCGTATCACATTCTTTGCAAATTCCTTATTCATGAATATGCTGAAGGCTCCCAAAGTTCGAAACATATTGTCCTTCAA TATTTTGACACCATATTACAAAGAAGATGTTCGATATTCGATTGAGGAACTTAATAAGGAAAATGAAGATGGGATATCAATCTTATTCTACTTAAGAAAGATATACCTTG
- the LOC112782423 gene encoding callose synthase 7 isoform X8 — translation MHLFNHCCMRYISFSNISKNSFISLNVSYMYSAVVECYETLKDIIYNLLQDEEDKMSSMYCDRFVSHICDKVEWSIQEHTFVKEFKMSGLPSLSEKLEKFLTLFVTLSSQNISVSYIDPLTVKESAINVPQNLDARRRITFFANSLFMNMLKAPKVRNILSFNILTPYYKEDVRYSIEELNKENEDGISILFYLRKIYLEWIIPRAAAYRTCSK, via the exons atgcATTTATTTAATCATTGTTGTATGCGATATAtctctttttcaaacatatcaaaaaattcttttattaGCTTGAATGTTAGCTACATGTATTCAGCAGTCGTCGAATGCTATGAAACTCTCAAGGATATCATTTATAACCTCCTGCAAGATGAGGAAGATAAGAt GTCTTCCATGTATTGTGATAGGTTTGTAAGCCATATTTGTGATAAAGTTGAATGGAGCATACAAGAACACACATTTGTCAAAGAATTCAAGATGAGTGGTTTGCCTTCACTTAGTGAGAAATTGGAAAAATTCCTAACTCTATTTGTAACTCTTTCCTCTCAGAATATCTCAGTTTCCTATATAGACCCTTTGACAGTAAAGGAATCAGCTATAAATGTGCCTCAAAATCTGGATGCTCGCCGCCGTATCACATTCTTTGCAAATTCCTTATTCATGAATATGCTGAAGGCTCCCAAAGTTCGAAACATATTGTCCTTCAA TATTTTGACACCATATTACAAAGAAGATGTTCGATATTCGATTGAGGAACTTAATAAGGAAAATGAAGATGGGATATCAATCTTATTCTACTTAAGAAAGATATACCTTG
- the LOC112782423 gene encoding callose synthase 7 isoform X10, with the protein MHLFNHCCMRYISFSNISKNSFISLNVSYMYSAVVECYETLKDIIYNLLQDEEDKMFVSHICDKVEWSIQEHTFVKEFKMSGLPSLSEKLEKFLTLFVTLSSQNISVSYIDPLTVKESAINVPQNLDARRRITFFANSLFMNMLKAPKVRNILSFNILTPYYKEDVRYSIEELNKENEDGISILFYLRKIYLEWIIPRAAAYHQVKK; encoded by the exons atgcATTTATTTAATCATTGTTGTATGCGATATAtctctttttcaaacatatcaaaaaattcttttattaGCTTGAATGTTAGCTACATGTATTCAGCAGTCGTCGAATGCTATGAAACTCTCAAGGATATCATTTATAACCTCCTGCAAGATGAGGAAGATAAGAt GTTTGTAAGCCATATTTGTGATAAAGTTGAATGGAGCATACAAGAACACACATTTGTCAAAGAATTCAAGATGAGTGGTTTGCCTTCACTTAGTGAGAAATTGGAAAAATTCCTAACTCTATTTGTAACTCTTTCCTCTCAGAATATCTCAGTTTCCTATATAGACCCTTTGACAGTAAAGGAATCAGCTATAAATGTGCCTCAAAATCTGGATGCTCGCCGCCGTATCACATTCTTTGCAAATTCCTTATTCATGAATATGCTGAAGGCTCCCAAAGTTCGAAACATATTGTCCTTCAA TATTTTGACACCATATTACAAAGAAGATGTTCGATATTCGATTGAGGAACTTAATAAGGAAAATGAAGATGGGATATCAATCTTATTCTACTTAAGAAAGATATACCTTG